Within Candidatus Methylomirabilota bacterium, the genomic segment GGAGGGCGTGGCCGCCACGCGGACGCTGCTCCGGGAGTTCGAGGCCGTCACGGCGCGGCTCGGTGAGCCGGTCGCCGACGACGAGCTGGTGCGCCTGCTCGGCGAGCAGGCGCGGCTCCAGGACGCGATCGAGGCGTGCGGGGGCTGGGACCTCGACCGGACCGTCGAGATCGCCATGGACGCGCTCCGGGTGCCGCCCGGGGACCAGGACGTCGGCACCCTCTCGGGCGGCGAGGCGCGCCGGGTCGCGCTCGGCCGGCTCCTCCTCGAGCGCCCGGACATGCTCCTCCTCGACGAGCCGACCAACCACCTCGACGCCGAGTCGGTCGCCTGG encodes:
- a CDS encoding ATP-binding cassette domain-containing protein, producing the protein MAHQYIFTTRDLRKVVPPKREILRGISLAFFPGAKIGVLGPNGAGKSTLLRIMAGVDDDFLGEARPAEGIRIGYLPQEPRLDPSKDVLGNIEEGVAATRTLLREFEAVTARLGEPVADDELVRLLGEQARLQDAIEACGGWDLDRTVEIAMDALRVPPGDQDVGTLSGGEARRVALGRLLLERPDMLLLDEPTNHLDAESVAW